Genomic DNA from Oreochromis aureus strain Israel breed Guangdong linkage group 13, ZZ_aureus, whole genome shotgun sequence:
TGTCCGTGTACACATAATGTGCCAGTGCgcctaaaaacacattttagaaTACTCATATGTTTATTTCTGTAAAAgcttttgagtttaaaaaaaattaagctcAGATTTTCAGATGCAGTGAGCCTTGTGTAAGGAAACAATTCTTGGCAAGTAATAAGAAGTTCCATACTGCGTTAAAATAATTGAATCAAAAATTACTTTAACAGTTCTTGATGAGGTCTGTGGATCGCCCACCACCCCAAAATATCAACTAACAGCAGATTATTAGTTAAGCTCCAGAGTTACAGACTGAACAAACCACTGTTATGAATGAAAACTTATGGACACAAAGATCATGGATCAGTCTTTTCAGGGATGTTAAGCGGTGTGTTGGAGGTCATGGTGGAGCTGGATGATCCCTGATTGAATGAAGCAGGTGTTTCTCTGTACGCCGACTCCAGAAAGTCCTCTGAGGAAGCCGAGGCAGAGGGGAGGTCCGGGGTAAAGCCTTGGGCTCCAGTTGTCTGCATTTGTGCAGCCAAGCCTGTTTGGGGTGCCTGCGTGTTCGCCTGCTGGGCCTGAGCGAGCCTCTCCATATCTGCGGCCCGGCGGCCTCTCCTCTTGCCAAGAATCTTAACATAGTTGGCTGGGACGAGCCCTGTGGTCTCACCGTTCACACTGGCCAGGAGCCAGCCACGCACACGGGGCTGTAGCTCTAAACACGAGGGAAAGGAAAACATTGTCATAGTTGTAAACATGGGGCACACCTCTCActgtcatgaaaaaaaaaaaaagagaagagccCTCATCTGTTATTTCTAAgataaggaaaataaaaatagaaggTTTTTGGTCAAAGCACTCAGAATCAAATGTCCCGCAGCCAGTAAAAAGCTCATCACCTTTAGGAGCGAGGTTGAGCATCTCTCCAGCTCGCATAGAAAGCTCCTCCTGAGAAGCAGCTGTAAAGTCATATTCTGCTCTGGCCACCACGTGGTCATCCTCCCCACTTGCCCAGTTAGTGTCTAAACCAAGCAAGGAAACtgaattaaagacattcataattttaacttgttttaattaaaaacaagtcCTTCTGCTTTGTACTGTCAGTTGTAAAGTGACTAATGGCATATGGAGCTATAGTACCCAATTTATTTGCCACAGAGTTACAGAAAGGCACATGATGTCATACAAGCAGACTCATCTTTACACGTGTActgcaaacaacaaaacaaaatgtatctTTATGAATATGCGAGTGCTTACTGTTCCATCTCCAAGCCTTACCTTTGACTTCAGAGTCAGCAGTGGAGCTCAGCTTCCAGATAAGGTAGGGTACACCCAAGACTAGAGCAAAAAACATTAAGATGGGCCAGGATTTAACTGCCTGGTCCTCCATCTCTCTGGACGATCTCGTACCAGTGGCCTCACTGGGGTTGGGCCACAGGGCCTCGACCTCAGGGTCTAGCCTCCGCCCGAGCAGCTTCTGCGCCAAGCGGTACAAGTAGTGCAATGTGCGCACCAGAGCAAACTTTGACAAAACCCGGGTGAGGTGCACGCGCAGTCGTGTGACGTGGTTCACTACTTCCAGTACGGCACGGAAACCATTATGAAGCGCAGAAAAGGTGGCATCCATCATCATGCTTATTGAAGCAAACGCATGGACGATGCTCTCGATGGACTCAAAGGCACCGCGGCTACTCTCTTCTGCCTGCTGCACAAACCTGCTGGGGGGGACGTCTTCCAGGTgaggtgtgtgtctgtatccTCCCAGGCTGTAGCCACCACCATAACCGCCACCATAGCCGTAGCTGTAAGGGCTGTAGCCACCATAGATGGAGCTCCCATAGGGGCTGTAAGAGGGGGAGAAGGAGCTGTAGGATGGACGGTAGGACTGCTGGACCTGACGAGGGGGCACCGGGGGCGCCATCCTGGGCAGGACAGAAGGGCCAGCAGAGGTGGAGGAGCCTGTAGCTAGTCCCAAATCTGCAGATCTGTTTGGTGACAACATAAAGATAGAATATCAGTAAAATCCACCCATAATTCATGGCAACATTAATTGAACAAAGCATTAGTTCACAAACGCATGGAGTCAAGCTAAACCACAGTCCACAAACTGAATGAACAGCTCATAGagtggctctcttccacagcatgtcttttctCCATCCCCTCAACCCCAACCAGTCTTCAGAGGCTGCCCCTCCCTatacctggttctgctggaagtttcttccagttaaaatggtgtttttccttcccacagtcacCAAGTGCTCGCTCAAAAAGAGGTTGTTTTGATCATtaagttttctctgtattacaaTAGGGTCTCCACCTTGCAGTATAAAGtgtcttgaggtgactgttgttgtgattaatGCTATATACataaactgaaattgaattgagtcAACTCTTCCTCCTGCCTCATCTCCAGCTCTGCTAGTCTTCATCTGTACAGACTGTGGAAAATACACAATAAATTCACCGTGCCGCTCACCATCAACCAGCAGCTACCGGCAACTTTTAGCATGGGATGTTTTCTCACATGAGCTGACATTATGAACCAGTCAACACACCTTAAATATCATTATCACAGCTCTGACTGTTCAGCTTCTCCAATCTGATGACCATATTCTCTTAACCTTAAAAGGATACGTTGATATGtccaaaaaaagataaatatgtGTGCAGATTTAATTCCATTTCTTCacttaaagtggaaaaaagtgtCAGGGTGGGGGGACTGATTGAACTGTGATTGTGGAATTTGCCTCATACAGGTGCGTTCACTATTTCTTGTTTGAGAGTACTGctgtatatatacacaaatgCCAGCCGACTGCATAAACAAACTGTTTACTGTTGTACATATGTTTTTATAATTATCTGAATATATTAAGAAgaagacaataaaaaaaacaatgacttgCAGCAGCAAGCGGAGGAGTTTAATCTTCTCTGGGTCCTGTTTACGTGTTTGGGAAGAGGTGAGCAGAGGACTGacagatgaaaaaacaaaagagatttctctaagggtggctggcctctcccttaaagacagggtgaggagttcagctACTCGAAAGGGGCTTAGAGTTGTTTACACTAATTCGATTAGATGCGTGATCATCTAATCGAATCACTTCATCACTTaaagcatatttgcactgcacaagacacTTACACATGTGGATTGCACAACCctggacattatatttcttcatttccatttaatacTTGTACAGCTGCTGTTATTATTCCATATTTCTTCATACATTCTTACATACTtctgtattgtgtattttgttgtacagttatttcatttttaacttaatttttatattttattccttcctagttaaatttacccttttaatttccatatttatttcctatcctattcatagtcttttttttttctttaggtcacgagcagttgtctaagcatttcactgcatatcgtactgtgtaagactgtgtatgtgacaaataaaatttgaatttgattagAGTAGAACTGCTATTCCTTCACTTTGAAGAGAGGCAGATGAGACGATTTAGGTATCTggcaaggatgcctcctgggtgaggggTTCCAAGCATGCACAACCAGGAGGCCCCGGGACAGACCCAAGACACTCTGGAGAGGCTATAAAAATGAAAGGATCTGAGTTTGTTGGCAAACAGCAACAGAAAGACAGCAGCTACATTTTCTTCTGAATTGAGTGTTTTCAACTACAGaacaaacagaaatacaattaaaatATTTCTAGGGCTTTTATTAATTTAACTTATTAACCAGAactgcaacaaaacaaacaaagaaacaagctCAATTGAAAGATACGAGGGAAATCTAGCGAGACACAATGACTAGGACACGGCCTCAGAGGACCAAACTAGCTAGTTAGCCACTTGTACGACTGTGCAGATAAATAATTAGTCGCCGTTTTTCTTTTGGGGGCTTTTTTAATGGCAACCAATTACTCTTACAAGCGCAAACACGACTCATCGGTTTGCAATAATTTTCACCATCGTGTCcattattaaaacaaaatgtcaaCTGTGGTCTAACAACTCCTGCACGAAGTGACAGCGACAACTTCAGCATTTCAACTGCGAGCAGCTGCAGCTGTAAACACGAGGGACTTCTCGCGACTGCGGCCACTCCGAAATTCGCTCACCTGTAATTTAAAGGCGCACCCACAGAGCCAGGAATCCGCCTTTCCCATGGCCGTGTCGGGGGCTGTGAATCCATAGCAAAATATGTATGCACAGTACACAAATAATCCAGAGCCCTCGCAAAATATCCTTCCACCACTGCCTACCCGTACTTCCACTTCTCCTTTGGGTTTTTTATCGTTGCTTAAAAACATAGAATTGACGCTTTACCGCCACTATCTGGTGTGGAGTCACACTGCAGTAGCTGAGCtgtcactgttaaaaaaaaaagtagcccAAAATTGGTGCTTGCCCCCGGGTTCCACTCCACTCCACTGTTCCCCAGAGGAACATTTGACAGTGATAGCTCAGTTACTGCATTGTGAAGTACTCTGTGGACCTGTAGTGTAATATTGACAAaattcatcattttaaaataaataatctgtTATGCCAAAAAATGACTTTA
This window encodes:
- the pex13 gene encoding peroxisome biogenesis factor 13, which produces MFLSNDKKPKGEVEVRPPTRPWERRIPGSVGAPLNYRSADLGLATGSSTSAGPSVLPRMAPPVPPRQVQQSYRPSYSSFSPSYSPYGSSIYGGYSPYSYGYGGGYGGGYSLGGYRHTPHLEDVPPSRFVQQAEESSRGAFESIESIVHAFASISMMMDATFSALHNGFRAVLEVVNHVTRLRVHLTRVLSKFALVRTLHYLYRLAQKLLGRRLDPEVEALWPNPSEATGTRSSREMEDQAVKSWPILMFFALVLGVPYLIWKLSSTADSEVKDTNWASGEDDHVVARAEYDFTAASQEELSMRAGEMLNLAPKELQPRVRGWLLASVNGETTGLVPANYVKILGKRRGRRAADMERLAQAQQANTQAPQTGLAAQMQTTGAQGFTPDLPSASASSEDFLESAYRETPASFNQGSSSSTMTSNTPLNIPEKTDP